The following coding sequences lie in one Musa acuminata AAA Group cultivar baxijiao chromosome BXJ3-1, Cavendish_Baxijiao_AAA, whole genome shotgun sequence genomic window:
- the LOC135628570 gene encoding uncharacterized protein LOC135628570, with protein sequence MGEAIKILRTSFHAFFLSYHTFISTAALLVFPYSIATLLSQSSSPYLLPVISSRLWLLFEASGFPSSHFFALLNVKLSQAAFSFVAALPLGATSLILAKASVFQTIHGKLPSLASLLRLYPSLVLTYLCNSFLVLAANAAVLSLLFLAFNAADVLDLASSSLTLAISVAGVILYSLVLAHALITCNMATIISAAENTGGYLCILEALVLVHGKMATAITLALPASLGAAAMEALFHFRVIRPYSESGGKLQPLAILEAVSIAYSYSLLLVFDTIITCNFVKSCKSEEKDDVHV encoded by the coding sequence ATGGGAGAGGCCATCAAGATCTTAAGGACCTCCTTCCATGCATTCTTCTTGAGCTACCACACCTTCATCTCCACCGCTGCACTCCTCGTCTTCCCCTACTCCATTGCCACTCTTCTCTCTCAGTCTTCTTCTCCTTATCTTCTACCGGTGATCTCTTCCCGCCTTTGGCTGCTCTTCGAAGCTTCCGGCTTTCCCTCCTCGCACTTCTTCGCCCTCCTCAACGTCAAGCTCTCGCAGGCCGCCTTCTCCTTCGTCGCCGCTCTCCCCCTCGGCGCCACCTCGTTGATCCTAGCAAAAGCATCGGTGTTTCAGACGATCCACGGCAAACTGCCTTCGCTTGCTTCGCTCCTCCGTCTCTACCCCTCTCTTGTGCTCACGTACCTCTGCAACTCCTTCCTCGTTCTCGCCGCCAACGCTGCCGTCTTGTCCCTCCTCTTCTTGGCCTTCAACGCCGCGGACGTCCTCGACCTCGCGTCGAGCAGCCTCACGCTGGCCATTTCCGTCGCAGGCGTCATTCTCTACTCGTTGGTGCTCGCCCATGCTCTCATCACATGCAACATGGCGACGATCATCTCTGCCGCCGAGAACACCGGAGGGTACCTGTGCATCCTCGAGGCCCTTGTGCTGGTCCATGGGAAGATGGCCACCGCCATCACTCTGGCTCTGCCTGCGAGTCTCGGAGCGGCCGCCATGGAAGCTCTCTTCCACTTTAGAGTCATTAGGCCATACTCTGAGTCCGGTGGGAAGCTGCAACCATTGGCCATTTTGGAGGCTGTGTCCATCGCCTACTCGTACTCCCTCCTCCTGGTCTTTGATACCATCATTACCTGCAATTTTGTGAAGAGCTGCAAGTCGGAAGAGAAAGATGATGTGCACGTTTGA
- the LOC135628519 gene encoding glutaredoxin-like, with protein sequence MALEKAKATVSSNPVVVFSKTFCPFCVRLKKLLDQLGARYKAIELDVESDGSDIQAALAEWTGQRTVPNVFIGGKHIGGCDDTLAKHQQGKLEPLLIEVGALASAV encoded by the exons ATGGCTCTCGAAAAGGCTAAGGCAACCGTTTCCTCCAACCCTGTCGTGGTCTTCAG CAAGACATTCTGCCCATTCTGCGTAAGGTTGAAGAAGTTGCTAGATCAGTTGGGGGCCAGGTACAAGGCAATTGAGTTGGATGTTGAGA GTGATGGATCTGATATCCAAGCAGCACTGGCAGAATGGACTGGTCAGAGGACTGTTCCAAATGTTTTTATTGGGGGGAAACATATTGGTGGCTGTGATG ATACCCTGGCAAAGCATCAACAAGGTAAACTGGAACCTCTGCTAATTGAGGTCGGTGCCCTTGCCAGTGCAGTATAG
- the LOC135628633 gene encoding cytochrome P450 78A5-like, with amino-acid sequence MSSPWVDASSLLLFLPKTAFSPILAVALIAFSLLWFCPGGLAWALSRAHSCTIRGPSGFVLALAGTASHRVLKRLADTLEALDLMAFSVGFTRFIVASRPETAKEILNSSAFADRPIKESAYGLLFHRAMGFAPFGDYWRNLRRISATYLFSPRRIAAFGERRRDIGQQMLADVQDHMAMNGVVEMKKVLHFASLNNVMISVFGKRFDYSKGEGLELESLVKEGYELLGVFNWADHFPLLGWLDLQGVRKRCRALVKRVNAFVGSIMEEHRKRRVCGDVVDGDGDFVDVLLGMEEEEKLSDADMVAVLWEMIFRGTDTVAILLEWIMARMVLHPDIQSKAQSEIDEIVGVSRSVCDADVASLPYLHAIVKESLRLHPPGPLLSWARLAVHDVHVGDHFIPAGTTAMVNMWAITHDESIWAEPNEFMPERFIREDVSVLGSDLRLAPFGAGRRVCPGKAMGLATVHLWLAQLLQSYKWVPTEGGVDLSECLKMSLEMEKPLACKAVPRW; translated from the exons ATGTCGTCGCCCTGGGTGGACGCTTCCTCCCTCCTCCTTTTTCTCCCTAAAACCGCGTTTTCCCCGATCCTCGCCGTGGCCCTCATTGCCTTCTCCCTCCTATGGTTCTGCCCCGGCGGGCTTGCGTGGGCCCTCTCCAGGGCTCATTCATGCACCATCCGCGGCCCCTCCGGTTTCGTCCTCGCTCTCGCCGGCACCGCTTCCCACCGGGTGCTCAAGAGGCTTGCTGACACGCTAGAAGCCTTGGACTTGATGGCCTTCTCGGTGGGATTCACCCGGTTCATCGTGGCGAGCCGTCCCGAGACGGCGAAGGAGATCCTCAACAGCTCGGCCTTCGCCGACCGCCCGATCAAAGAGTCCGCCTACGGGCTCCTCTTCCATCGCGCCATGGGGTTCGCTCCGTTCGGCGATTACTGGAGGAATCTGAGGAGGATCTCCGCCACCTACTTGTTTAGCCCTCGCCGTATCGCCGCGTTTGGCGAGCGCCGGAGGGACATCGGCCAGCAAATGCTGGCGGACGTCCAGGACCATATGGCCATGAATGGCGTGGTGGAGATGAAGAAAGTCCTGCACTTTGCGTCTCTGAACAACGTCATGATCAGCGTTTTCGGGAAAAGATTTGATTACTCCAAGGGTGAGGGGTTGGAGCTGGAGTCCCTGGTCAAGGAAGGGTACGAGCTACTTGGCGTCTTCAATTGGGCTGATCACTTTCCTTTGTTAGGGTGGTTGGACTTGCAAGGGGTGAGGAAGAGGTGCAGGGCTTTAGTGAAGAGGGTAAACGCCTTCGTCGGGAGCATCATGGAAGAGCACAGGAAGAGGAGAGTTTGTGGTGATGTGGTGGATGGTGACGGTGACTTTGTGGATGTCCTCCTTGGcatggaagaggaggagaagctttCTGACGCCGACATGGTTGCTGTTCTCTGG GAAATGATCTTTAGAGGAACTGACACAGTAGCCATCCTCTTGGAGTGGATAATGGCCAGAATGGTTCTGCACCCAGACATCCAATCCAAAGCGCAATCCGAAATCGATGAAATCGTGGGAGTATCCCGTTCTGTTTGTGATGCTGATGTCGCGAGCCTTCCGTACCTCCACGCCATCGTGAAAGAATCTCTCAGGCTGCACCCACCTGGTCCGCTCCTCTCCTGGGCTCGCCTTGCGGTACACGATGTCCACGTCGGGGATCACTTCATCCCCGCCGGCACCACCGCGATGGTGAACATGTGGGCGATAACTCACGATGAATCCATCTGGGCGGAGCCTAATGAGTTCATGCCGGAGCGCTTCATCAGGGAGGACGTCAGCGTTCTGGGCTCGGACCTGAGGTTAGCGCCATTCGGTGCAGGGAGGAGGGTTTGCCCAGGGAAGGCCATGGGATTAGCTACTGTTCATCTTTGGCTGGCTCAGCTGCTTCAGAGCTACAAATGGGTGCCAACAGAGGGTGGTGTGGATCTGTCGGAGTGCTTGAAGATGTCACTTGAGATGGAGAAGCCTTTGGCCTGCAAAGCTGTTCCAAGGTGGTGA
- the LOC135629542 gene encoding COBRA-like protein 1 — translation MGTDLRSSTYAVTGSMGKLATFALSFLFVLVLSSLIPSTEAYDSLDPNGNITIKWDIMQWTPDGYVAVVTIFNFQQYRHIQAPGWILGWTWAKKEVIWSMVGAQTTEQGDCSRFKGNTPHCCKKDPTVVDLLPGTPYNQQIANCCKGGVINSWVQDPANAASSFQVSVGAAGTTNKTVRVPKNFTLRAPGPGYTCGIAKIVKPTKFVTQDGRRTTQALMTWNVTCTYSQFLAQKTPTCCVSLSSFYNDTIVNCPTCTCGCQNNATQPGSCVEGDSPYLASVINGPGKNSFTPLVQCTSHMCPVRVHWHVKLNYKEYWRVKIAITNFNYRMNYTQWNLVIQHPNLDNLTQLFSFNYKSLTPYGGINDTAMLWGVKYYNDFLMEAGPYGNVQSELLFRKDPSTFTFEKGWAFPRRVYFNGDNCVMPPPDSYPWLPNAATRLTSTMMMALFAALAWLLIYV, via the exons ATGGGGACGGATCTGAGATCCTCCACATACGCCGTCACCGGATCCATGGGAAAGCTCGCGACTTTCGCCCTCTCCTTCCTGTTCGTTCTAGTCTTGTCCTCTCTGATTCCATCCACAG AAGCTTATGATTCGTTGGACCCCAATGGAAATATAACAATCAAATGGGACATAATGCAGTGGACACCGGATGGTTATGTT GCGGTCGTTACGATATTCAATTTCCAGCAATATCGTCACATTCAAGCACCCGGATGGATTCTTGGGTGGACCTGGGCAAAGAAGGAGGTCATCTGGTCAATGGTAGGAGCCCAGACCACAGAGCAGGGTGATTGCTCAAGATTCAAGGGGAACACTCCACATTGCTGTAAGAAAGATCCGACAGTTGTTGATCTACTTCCTGGAACACCATATAACCAGCAAATCGCCAATTGTTGCAAAGGAGGGGTGATTAATTCATGGGTGCAAGATCCAGCCAATGCTGCAAGTTCATTCCAGGTCAGTGTTGGTGCAGCGGGGACCACCAACAAGACTGTCCGTGTGCCCAAGAACTTTACCCTGAGGGCACCAGGACCTGGATATACATGTGGAATAGCCAAGATTGTGAAGCCTACTAAATTTGTTACACAAGATGGAAGGAGAACAACTCAAGCTCTTA TGACATGGAATGTTACATGTACATATTCCCAATTTCTCGCTCAGAAGACTCCTACTTGCTGTGTATCCCTTTCATCCTTCTACAATGACACAATTGTTAACTGTCCGACGTGCACATGTGGTTGTCAAAATAATGCAACTCAACCAGGAAGCTGCGTGGA AGGAGATTCGCCTTATTTAGCCTCTGTCATCAACGGTCCTGGCAAAAACAGCTTCACACCATTGGTCCAGTGCACATCACATATGTGCCCAGTAAGGGTGCATTGGCATGTCAAACTAAACTACAAGGAGTACTGGCGTGTGAAGATTGCAATAACAAATTTCAACTACCGGATGAATTATACACAGTGGAACCTTGTTATCCAGCATCCGAACTTAGACAATCTCACTCAACTTTTTAGTTTCAATTACAAGTCATTGACGCCGTACGGAGGCATAA ATGATACTGCAATGCTATGGGGTGTCAAGTACTATAATGACTTCCTCATGGAAGCCGGACCTTATGGAAATGTGCAGTCGGAACTTCTATTCCGGAAGGACCCATCAACTTTTACCTTCGAGAAGGGGTGGGCCTTTCCACGGCGCGTATACTTCAATGGTGACAACTGTGTCATGCCTCCCCCAGATTCGTATCCATGGTTACCGAATGCCGCCACGCGGTTGACAAGCACCATGATGATGGCCCTTTTTGCTGCTTTGGCTTGGTTGCTAATTTATGTCTAG
- the LOC135628661 gene encoding protein DROOPING LEAF-like, with product MDYSVSPTEHICYVRCSYCNTVLKVGVPSKRMIDTVTVRCGHCDHLSFLCPSDHQMALQETCTDYIRGIPLSLPPPPPSSSSSLREQIIQKPPFVTKPPEKKHRMPSAYNRFMREEIQRIKAAKPDIPHREAFSKASKNWARCDPRRSTSVSISGAKSKPASVPQVIKESSCPIVESSSIYKQMEQKE from the exons ATGGACTACTCGGTCTCTCCCACTGAGCACATCTGCTACGTGCGTTGCAGCTATTGCAACACAGTTCTTAAG GTTGGCGTCCCATCCAAGAGGATGATAGACACAGTAACTGTGAGATGCGGTCACTGCGACCATCTCTCCTTCCTCTGCCCCAGCGACCATCAGATGGCTCTTCAG GAGACTTGCACTGATTACATCAGGGGCATACCGTTGTcgttgccgccgccaccaccatcatcatcatcatcattaagaGAACAAATAATCCAAAAACCACCATTTGTCACGAAAC CTCCTGAGAAGAAACACAGAATGCCTTCAGCCTATAATCGCTTCATGAG AGAGGAAATACAGCGAATTAAAGCAGCAAAACCTGATATTCCACACCGAGAAGCTTTCAGCAAGGCCTCGAAGAAC TGGGCTAGGTGTGATCCTCGTCGGTCGACCTCGGTTTCGATCTCTGGTGCTAAGAGTAAGCCGGCTTCTGTTCCTCAAGTG ATAAAGGAAAGCAGTTGCCCTATAGTGGAAAGCTCCAGCATTTACAAGCAAATGGAGCAGAAGGAATAG